The following proteins are co-located in the uncultured Draconibacterium sp. genome:
- a CDS encoding head GIN domain-containing protein gives MKTFKNLLFLALIIFVGTNTVFAGNMDQSEVRTIESFNSINVSDGIDLFLSMGETEKLSVTANGTAIDDVKTEIKDGTLYIYLEKNDRFKKNKKKALKVYVTATELNAIEATSGADIRTETSLQGESLTVKSRSGSYLELSVFYTDLIVANSGSDIKLSGKVKNFKAESNNGSELDAYNLEAQIGKLKAGSGSNIAAMVTDELYTRASNGSNIDYLGDPRILNNGFR, from the coding sequence ATGAAAACCTTTAAAAATTTACTTTTTCTAGCACTAATAATTTTTGTTGGAACAAACACGGTATTTGCAGGAAACATGGATCAATCAGAAGTAAGAACGATTGAAAGTTTTAATTCAATTAATGTTTCAGATGGCATCGACTTGTTTCTATCGATGGGAGAAACAGAAAAGCTTAGTGTTACTGCAAACGGTACAGCAATTGACGACGTAAAAACCGAGATAAAAGATGGAACATTGTACATTTATCTTGAAAAAAATGATCGCTTTAAAAAGAACAAGAAAAAAGCGTTAAAAGTATATGTAACTGCTACCGAACTAAATGCCATTGAGGCAACTTCAGGAGCTGACATAAGAACAGAAACTTCGCTTCAGGGAGAAAGTCTTACAGTGAAATCGAGAAGTGGCAGTTATCTTGAACTGAGTGTTTTTTACACCGATTTAATTGTTGCGAACAGTGGTTCTGATATTAAACTAAGTGGTAAAGTAAAAAATTTTAAAGCCGAGAGCAACAATGGTTCTGAGCTGGATGCATACAATCTGGAAGCCCAAATTGGTAAACTTAAAGCCGGAAGTGGATCTAATATTGCGGCAATGGTTACCGACGAATTATACACTCGGGCAAGCAATGGGTCAAATATCGATTATTTGGGCGATCCACGAATTCTCAACAACGGTTTTAGATAA
- a CDS encoding DUF5723 family protein has protein sequence MKDSFAKKKISFLLVFISLCFPAFSQDGNPLQFLRNVSQASRLNPSYQNSSDKFIVGLPLLAGTTLNWESNFELQNIATDNITSEFYKALKEPGQTYTTANLPALFLSLKRKSATLSFSISEKIIGSTNFDEEAINFIAKGLLPYYGKNENFGPFYFSSQYYREIAFTYSTEIVQKLYIGARPKILFSKFYVDFDNAYFQVETMQESETLVIHPEGNYSVSGPLKVITNEEKQYEALKPDVRPGDYFFGFRNMGAGIDLGLSYHPTKESELSLSVLDIGFTRLKHRTYKVEFSKSLYYQKEDLYQSNDPQAPNYWTPTEALTAFTDSLPYISSVNNTHNGLTEMLPVQINASFKYQLPNKVQLGFSNHFTHTKSHSENFLSGFIHTTIGLNFELVGTLNVYNFERLFPGIGASYTGQSVQYFISTNNFLELVQPSTAKNLNLCFGVNFLFSTD, from the coding sequence ATGAAGGATTCTTTCGCAAAGAAAAAAATAAGCTTTCTACTGGTTTTTATCAGCTTGTGCTTCCCGGCATTTTCGCAGGATGGAAACCCCTTGCAGTTTTTAAGGAATGTTAGCCAGGCTTCCCGACTTAATCCTTCGTATCAAAATTCAAGCGACAAATTTATTGTTGGTCTCCCCTTGTTGGCGGGCACCACTTTAAATTGGGAATCAAATTTTGAGCTTCAAAACATTGCCACCGATAATATCACTTCGGAGTTTTACAAGGCATTAAAAGAGCCCGGGCAAACATACACTACTGCAAATCTTCCGGCCCTGTTTTTAAGTTTAAAAAGAAAATCGGCGACCTTAAGTTTTTCCATCTCCGAAAAAATTATTGGAAGTACCAATTTTGATGAAGAAGCAATCAACTTTATCGCGAAAGGACTTTTGCCTTATTATGGCAAAAACGAAAACTTTGGGCCCTTTTATTTTTCATCGCAGTACTACCGCGAAATTGCCTTTACCTATTCCACCGAAATAGTTCAGAAATTATACATTGGTGCGCGTCCTAAAATCCTTTTCAGCAAATTTTATGTTGATTTCGACAATGCTTATTTTCAGGTTGAAACCATGCAAGAATCGGAAACGCTCGTTATTCACCCCGAAGGAAACTACAGTGTTTCGGGGCCGTTAAAAGTAATTACCAACGAAGAAAAACAGTACGAAGCCTTAAAACCCGACGTTCGTCCGGGTGACTATTTTTTTGGATTCAGAAACATGGGAGCCGGAATTGATCTGGGTTTAAGCTATCATCCAACAAAAGAAAGTGAACTTAGCCTGTCGGTTCTCGACATTGGTTTTACACGGCTAAAACACAGAACATACAAGGTTGAATTTTCGAAAAGTCTGTATTACCAAAAGGAGGATTTATACCAGTCAAACGATCCACAGGCGCCAAACTACTGGACTCCCACAGAAGCGCTTACTGCTTTTACCGATTCGCTGCCCTATATTTCTTCGGTAAACAATACACATAACGGACTTACCGAAATGCTTCCGGTTCAGATAAATGCAAGCTTTAAATATCAACTTCCCAATAAAGTCCAGTTGGGTTTTTCAAATCATTTTACCCATACCAAAAGTCACTCAGAGAATTTTTTGAGTGGATTTATTCATACAACTATCGGATTGAATTTTGAGTTGGTCGGCACACTAAATGTTTACAATTTCGAACGCCTCTTCCCGGGAATTGGGGCCAGTTACACGGGTCAGTCGGTTCAATATTTTATTTCTACCAATAATTTTCTTGAGCTTGTACAACCATCTACCGCAAAAAATTTAAATTTGTGCTTTGGTGTGAATTTTTTATTTTCCACCGATTAA
- a CDS encoding DUF4834 family protein: MTLFIVLYIVNFVKTLFIIAVIYYGIRFISRYILPMLIDKGVKNMQQKMQNQQQQNQPKRPEGEVTIEKNPTNKNRNSQNNSEYVDFEEVD, translated from the coding sequence ATGACATTATTTATAGTACTTTATATCGTAAATTTTGTAAAAACGCTATTTATTATAGCAGTTATTTATTATGGTATCCGCTTTATTAGCCGCTATATTTTACCCATGCTGATTGATAAAGGTGTAAAAAACATGCAACAGAAAATGCAAAATCAGCAACAACAAAATCAGCCGAAACGTCCGGAAGGTGAAGTAACCATTGAAAAAAATCCCACGAACAAAAACAGGAATTCGCAAAACAATTCCGAATACGTTGATTTTGAAGAAGTGGATTAA
- a CDS encoding glycine--tRNA ligase, protein MAQEDIFKKLVAHCKEYGFVFQSSEIYDGLGAVYDYGQMGVELKNNIKKYWWDSMVLLHENVVGLDSAIFMHPTIWKASGHVDAFNDPLIDNKDSKKRYRADVLIEEQLAKFEEKMNKEVAKAQKRFGDAFDEQQFRDTNPRVLANKQKYDELHARFAKALNDNDLEELKQIIIDQEIVCPISGSRNWTDVRQFNLMFSTEMGSTADGASKIFLRPETAQGIFVNYLNVQKTGRMKIPFGIAQIGKAFRNEIVARQFIFRMREFEQMEMQFFVRPGTELDWFDKWRNTRIAWHRALGFGDDNYRFHEHEKLAHYANAAVDVEYKFPFGFKEVEGIHSRTNFDLSQHEEYSGKKIRYFDPELNESYVPYVVETSIGVDRMFLQVISASYCEEQLEKDTRVVLKIPAPLAPIKLAVLPLVKKDGLPEKAREIIDSLKFDFNCQYDEKDSIGKRYRRQDAIGTPFCVTVDHQSAEDNTVTIRYRDTMKQERVAISELGDIIGKQVNYKGLFAKL, encoded by the coding sequence ATGGCACAAGAAGATATTTTCAAGAAACTGGTTGCACATTGCAAAGAATATGGTTTTGTTTTTCAATCGAGCGAGATTTACGACGGGCTGGGAGCAGTGTACGACTATGGTCAAATGGGTGTTGAACTCAAAAACAACATAAAAAAATACTGGTGGGATAGCATGGTTCTTCTTCACGAAAATGTAGTTGGACTGGATTCAGCAATTTTTATGCACCCAACCATTTGGAAAGCTTCGGGCCACGTTGATGCTTTTAACGATCCGTTAATCGACAACAAAGACTCTAAAAAACGATACAGGGCCGATGTACTTATTGAAGAGCAGCTGGCTAAATTCGAGGAAAAAATGAACAAGGAAGTGGCCAAAGCTCAAAAACGTTTTGGCGATGCTTTCGACGAACAACAATTCAGAGACACAAATCCTCGTGTTTTGGCCAACAAACAAAAATACGACGAGTTACATGCCCGCTTTGCCAAGGCATTAAACGACAACGATCTTGAAGAATTAAAACAAATAATAATCGATCAGGAAATTGTTTGCCCCATTTCGGGCTCGCGCAACTGGACCGATGTACGCCAGTTTAACCTGATGTTTTCAACCGAAATGGGATCGACTGCCGATGGTGCTTCTAAGATTTTCCTTCGTCCGGAAACTGCACAAGGTATTTTTGTAAACTACCTGAACGTGCAAAAAACCGGTCGTATGAAAATTCCTTTTGGAATTGCCCAGATTGGTAAAGCCTTTCGTAACGAAATTGTAGCACGCCAGTTTATTTTCCGCATGCGCGAATTTGAGCAAATGGAAATGCAGTTTTTTGTTCGTCCCGGCACCGAATTAGACTGGTTCGACAAATGGAGAAACACCCGTATTGCCTGGCACCGTGCACTTGGTTTTGGCGACGACAATTACCGTTTCCACGAGCACGAAAAATTAGCACACTACGCCAACGCTGCCGTTGATGTGGAATACAAATTCCCATTTGGTTTTAAAGAAGTGGAAGGAATTCACTCGCGTACCAATTTCGACCTTTCGCAACACGAAGAATACTCAGGCAAAAAAATCCGTTACTTCGATCCGGAGTTAAACGAATCGTACGTGCCTTATGTAGTTGAAACTTCGATCGGCGTAGACCGTATGTTTTTACAAGTGATTTCGGCCTCGTATTGCGAGGAACAACTTGAAAAAGATACACGTGTTGTCTTGAAAATACCTGCACCTCTGGCTCCAATAAAACTGGCTGTTCTTCCATTGGTTAAAAAGGATGGATTACCTGAAAAAGCCCGTGAAATTATCGATAGTCTGAAATTTGATTTCAACTGCCAGTACGACGAAAAAGATTCGATTGGTAAACGCTACCGCCGTCAGGATGCCATTGGTACTCCTTTCTGTGTAACTGTCGATCACCAAAGTGCCGAAGACAATACAGTAACCATTCGTTACCGCGATACCATGAAACAGGAACGTGTGGCAATTTCGGAACTGGGAGATATTATTGGAAAACAGGTGAATTATAAAGGATTGTTTGCAAAATTGTAA
- a CDS encoding RNA-binding domain-containing protein translates to MTGEQIIHSIKQGESETVEFKQSFSKAVFETIVAFSNNKGGKLFIGVDNNGNVIGITPTEETIQKWLNEIKQNTEPSIIPDVEIVSINNKKVLIVSVNEFPVKPVSYKDRYFIRKVNSNHKLSADEIAELRFVSLNYSFDAFEVETTFDELDQNAIHTFQKKIENSGRYRSSGDIENDFRKLGFIKNGNLTRACELLFGNHHTNIHMGRFKSQTTIIDDLMIRSPLIIAVEEALDFIKKNIRLGFEFGSDGLQRTERWQYPIPALRELLLNAIVHRDYSNPTDVIVKIFDDSIEITNPGKLMGGLKVEDLYSDNYISRHRNKLTTEAFYLTGDIEKYGTGFKRLREWFSAYSDLIFKVVDLNGFMQVKLSFKSNVPINDPVNDPVNDPVNDPVNKRQKRIVKLITENKHITREILAEECNISVETIKRDIRKLRKLNIIKRIGSSKSGHWEIIKNETK, encoded by the coding sequence GTGACAGGTGAGCAAATAATACATAGTATAAAACAAGGCGAAAGCGAAACTGTTGAATTTAAACAATCCTTCAGTAAAGCAGTTTTCGAAACTATTGTTGCTTTTTCCAACAATAAAGGAGGGAAACTATTCATTGGAGTTGACAACAATGGAAATGTTATTGGAATAACTCCCACCGAAGAAACGATTCAAAAATGGCTTAACGAAATAAAACAAAATACAGAACCTTCCATTATTCCGGACGTAGAGATTGTTAGCATCAACAACAAGAAAGTTCTAATTGTATCGGTTAATGAATTCCCAGTAAAACCGGTTTCCTATAAAGACCGGTATTTTATTCGTAAAGTTAATTCCAACCATAAACTTTCTGCTGATGAAATTGCAGAACTAAGGTTTGTTAGTTTGAATTATTCCTTTGATGCTTTTGAAGTAGAAACAACCTTTGATGAACTGGATCAAAATGCCATTCATACTTTTCAAAAGAAAATTGAAAATAGTGGCAGATACAGATCCTCCGGTGATATCGAAAACGACTTCAGAAAACTGGGATTTATAAAAAACGGCAACTTAACAAGAGCCTGCGAATTATTATTTGGCAATCACCATACAAACATTCATATGGGAAGATTCAAATCGCAAACAACAATTATTGACGATTTGATGATACGCAGCCCACTGATTATTGCGGTAGAAGAGGCGCTCGATTTTATAAAGAAAAACATCAGGCTTGGGTTTGAGTTTGGCAGCGACGGTTTGCAACGAACAGAACGCTGGCAATACCCCATTCCTGCTTTACGCGAATTGTTGCTAAATGCAATAGTACACCGCGATTATTCGAACCCAACGGATGTGATTGTGAAAATTTTTGATGATAGTATCGAAATCACGAATCCGGGGAAATTGATGGGCGGATTAAAAGTAGAAGATTTATATTCCGATAATTATATTTCCAGACATAGAAATAAATTAACAACCGAAGCCTTTTATTTAACAGGCGATATTGAAAAATACGGTACAGGTTTTAAACGATTAAGAGAATGGTTTTCGGCCTATTCCGATTTAATTTTTAAAGTGGTAGATTTGAATGGTTTTATGCAGGTAAAACTATCATTTAAATCCAATGTCCCTATAAATGACCCTGTAAATGACCCCGTAAATGACCCTGTAAATGACCCTGTAAATAAACGCCAAAAACGCATAGTAAAGCTAATTACTGAAAATAAACACATCACCAGAGAAATATTGGCTGAAGAATGCAATATTAGTGTAGAAACGATTAAAAGAGATATTAGAAAGTTAAGAAAGTTAAATATTATCAAACGAATTGGAAGCTCCAAATCAGGACATTGGGAAATCATAAAAAACGAAACAAAATGA
- a CDS encoding glycosyltransferase, whose product MKYSIIVPVYNRTNEVAELLQSAEQLNFNRDNFEILFLDDGSSDELGKFIHSYRSESNLAIRYIYQENTGPAEARNNGMANSSGDYFLFLDSDCLLPPQWLNKIDGALAEHHYDAFGGPDTFHESFSPVLKAVNYSMTSFIGTGGIRGNKNSFERFYPRSFNMGISKKIFENIGGMRLRYYGEDTDFSARIYEAGYKVGLIPEAFVYHKRRTSLPRFFKQITRIGMSRIVIGKLHKHMLKPVHLLPAFLILGLVALLLLTLLLPAVFAPLWYLVALGFVLICLLAFVQSFQMYKRIKVSLLSIMALNIQVFGYGYGLLKGIWKFHVLKENIENK is encoded by the coding sequence ATGAAATATTCAATAATAGTTCCTGTTTACAATCGTACAAACGAGGTTGCAGAACTATTACAATCAGCTGAGCAGCTAAATTTCAACAGAGATAATTTTGAAATTCTTTTTTTGGATGATGGCTCCTCTGATGAGTTAGGAAAGTTTATTCATTCTTACAGATCTGAATCGAATCTGGCAATCCGATATATTTACCAGGAAAACACAGGACCTGCCGAAGCACGTAACAATGGAATGGCAAATTCGTCGGGCGACTATTTTCTGTTTTTAGATTCCGATTGTTTGTTGCCCCCACAATGGTTAAACAAAATTGACGGTGCTTTGGCTGAGCATCATTATGATGCTTTTGGAGGCCCCGACACTTTTCACGAATCGTTTAGCCCGGTTTTAAAAGCGGTAAATTATTCCATGACTTCATTTATTGGAACCGGTGGTATACGTGGTAACAAAAACAGTTTTGAACGGTTTTATCCACGAAGCTTCAACATGGGTATTTCAAAAAAGATATTTGAAAATATTGGTGGAATGCGATTACGGTATTATGGCGAGGACACCGATTTTTCGGCTCGTATTTACGAAGCAGGCTATAAAGTTGGTCTAATTCCGGAAGCCTTTGTTTACCATAAGCGCAGAACCAGTTTACCTCGCTTCTTTAAACAGATTACACGGATTGGTATGTCGAGAATAGTAATCGGGAAATTGCATAAACACATGTTAAAACCTGTTCACTTATTACCGGCTTTTCTAATTCTAGGGCTTGTTGCACTACTGCTATTAACATTATTGCTTCCAGCCGTTTTTGCACCACTTTGGTACCTGGTGGCACTAGGGTTTGTGCTTATTTGTTTGCTGGCTTTTGTACAATCATTTCAGATGTACAAAAGGATAAAAGTGAGTTTGCTTTCAATAATGGCTTTAAACATACAGGTTTTTGGCTATGGCTATGGACTTTTAAAAGGAATCTGGAAATTTCATGTTCTAAAAGAAAATATTGAAAACAAATAA
- a CDS encoding YfhO family protein has translation MKSLLKQALPHIISILAFVIVSSVYFHPAWEGKSLQGEDVVGSYGSNREIKDFAKYEEETVLWNGAIFSGMPNVIFSEFKGATALQKLYNFPRRMGFPHEISSLLWYMLGFYILLVSLGIKPLISAGGSIAFSLSSYYIIIILAGHYMKVDTLALIPPTLAGVFLCFNRKYLWGFILTAFFLAFQINMAHIQMIYYFMISLIILGIIEFYFHLKKKELKQFAITVAVLVGAALMGIAPNSAKLITYYKYNDYSIRGSSELTIGNEGVKTEKGLDKDYINAWSSGVDEAMMVIVPNVKGGSTGVIKQDRNLLNKVPRQYRETIGNMNQYWGNQPFSGGPNYLGIVFVFLFILGAFLIPGRFKLAALLPVILFFLLSMGGNLTFFTDLFIDYFPMYNKFRTPVSILAVAAIWVGLLAIFSLYQIYINPSLLEKKSRVPGLKKEQPVYLLVSAVFLLFLLINIAMPNLFNSYISDTEYNQFASIRNQQNVGSQLDTIVAALVDFRISVFRAELLRTLLFVAGITVLLFLYAKGKLKQNIFVAVIILLAVIDFWGTSRRYVPLSQFHKTGNAVKQAYLLTDIDRQIYQLEQNANPALPGKIEELKAQFKPATKEEEEHLITYATNKYNHYRVFNLTQSPFQENITTNAHSSIGGYHAVKLRRYQDMIEHHLTKMDMPVLNMLDTKYFITQNGLQRNPGAMGAAWFVDSVKWVDNANDEILALNDIDVTKTAVIRDENKDKITLNGSGKAEIELTEYSPDYLVYNTKTSADRLAVFSEVYFPDWEVYVDGKKSELFTANYILRSMMIPVGEHKIEFKFNPEYYYRSNSFAQLAYYLLLFVLVGAIAFEIYKNRNKLKEL, from the coding sequence ATGAAATCCTTATTAAAACAAGCCTTACCTCATATTATAAGTATTCTGGCATTTGTAATCGTTTCTTCAGTCTATTTTCATCCTGCATGGGAAGGAAAATCGTTGCAAGGAGAAGACGTTGTTGGAAGCTATGGCTCAAACCGGGAGATCAAGGACTTTGCAAAATATGAAGAAGAAACAGTACTTTGGAATGGAGCCATATTTAGCGGAATGCCAAATGTAATTTTCTCCGAATTCAAAGGAGCCACTGCACTTCAAAAACTATACAATTTCCCAAGAAGGATGGGATTTCCACATGAAATTTCTTCTCTGCTTTGGTATATGCTTGGTTTTTACATCCTTCTTGTTTCACTTGGCATTAAACCGCTTATCTCAGCTGGAGGTTCCATCGCCTTTTCGTTGTCATCCTACTACATTATAATTATACTGGCCGGCCATTATATGAAAGTGGACACACTGGCTTTAATACCGCCTACACTGGCAGGAGTCTTTCTTTGTTTTAATCGAAAATATTTATGGGGATTTATACTAACTGCATTTTTCCTTGCTTTCCAGATCAATATGGCTCACATTCAAATGATTTATTATTTTATGATATCACTTATCATACTTGGTATCATTGAATTCTATTTCCATTTAAAAAAGAAAGAACTAAAACAATTTGCCATTACTGTGGCTGTACTAGTTGGTGCCGCCCTCATGGGTATCGCGCCCAATTCAGCAAAGCTAATTACCTACTATAAATACAACGATTATTCGATACGGGGAAGCAGTGAACTTACCATTGGCAACGAAGGAGTAAAAACAGAAAAAGGCCTCGACAAAGACTATATCAATGCATGGAGCAGTGGAGTGGATGAAGCCATGATGGTGATTGTACCCAATGTAAAGGGAGGTTCAACAGGTGTAATAAAACAAGACCGCAATTTACTAAATAAAGTACCTCGTCAGTACCGTGAAACCATTGGCAACATGAATCAATACTGGGGAAATCAACCCTTTAGCGGAGGCCCCAATTACCTGGGCATTGTATTTGTTTTTCTATTTATATTAGGCGCTTTTCTTATTCCAGGCCGGTTTAAACTTGCCGCGTTATTGCCTGTAATTCTATTCTTTTTATTGTCGATGGGTGGAAACTTAACTTTTTTTACCGACCTATTCATCGATTATTTCCCGATGTACAATAAGTTTCGAACTCCTGTATCAATACTTGCTGTTGCAGCTATTTGGGTAGGATTATTAGCCATATTCTCACTTTATCAGATCTATATAAATCCATCTCTTTTGGAAAAAAAGAGTAGGGTTCCCGGGCTAAAAAAGGAACAACCTGTTTATTTGTTGGTATCAGCAGTATTTTTATTGTTCTTACTGATAAATATTGCCATGCCAAACCTCTTCAACAGTTATATAAGCGATACAGAATACAATCAGTTTGCGTCTATTCGAAATCAGCAAAATGTAGGCAGCCAACTTGATACCATTGTTGCTGCCTTAGTTGATTTCCGTATTAGTGTGTTCCGGGCAGAACTATTACGAACACTCCTTTTTGTTGCAGGAATTACTGTTCTGCTATTTTTATATGCAAAAGGCAAGCTAAAACAAAATATTTTTGTTGCTGTAATTATTCTTCTTGCTGTAATCGATTTTTGGGGAACAAGTCGTCGTTATGTTCCGCTAAGCCAATTTCACAAAACGGGTAATGCGGTAAAACAAGCCTACCTGTTAACTGATATCGACCGACAAATTTATCAACTGGAACAAAATGCCAATCCAGCCCTTCCCGGAAAAATTGAAGAGCTAAAAGCACAATTTAAGCCGGCAACAAAAGAAGAAGAAGAACATCTGATTACATACGCCACAAACAAGTACAATCACTACCGTGTATTTAATCTTACCCAATCGCCATTTCAGGAAAATATTACAACTAATGCGCACAGCTCAATAGGGGGTTATCACGCCGTAAAATTGCGACGTTACCAGGACATGATTGAACACCATCTTACAAAAATGGATATGCCCGTGTTAAATATGCTCGATACAAAATATTTTATCACACAAAACGGATTACAACGCAATCCGGGAGCAATGGGAGCTGCCTGGTTTGTCGACTCAGTGAAATGGGTAGATAATGCCAACGATGAAATTCTGGCGCTGAATGACATTGATGTAACTAAAACCGCAGTAATAAGAGATGAGAATAAAGACAAAATTACACTGAATGGATCAGGAAAAGCAGAAATTGAACTGACTGAATATTCTCCGGATTATCTGGTGTACAACACTAAAACATCAGCAGATAGATTAGCCGTTTTTTCTGAAGTATATTTCCCCGACTGGGAAGTTTATGTTGATGGCAAAAAATCTGAATTATTTACTGCGAATTACATTCTGCGAAGTATGATGATTCCTGTTGGCGAACATAAAATTGAGTTTAAATTCAATCCTGAATATTATTACAGATCGAATAGTTTTGCCCAGCTAGCTTACTACCTGTTACTTTTCGTACTGGTTGGAGCCATTGCTTTTGAGATCTACAAGAACAGAAATAAATTAAAAGAGTTGTAA
- a CDS encoding glycosyltransferase family 2 protein: MNGKSNKLSIITIAYNCTKDLDKTIRSVVEQTFKDIEYIIVDGGSTDGSLDVIKKYEKDLSKWVSEPDKGIYDAMNKGLKMSTGVYVLFLNAGDILYDRNTLQQVPFIKYPTADVFYGETLSVDDKGNELGLRPKRLPHNLNWRHFRNGMVVCHQSILVKRELAPEYNMDYTLSSDVEWVLKCLKKSDQIVFTGTIISRFLEGGASKQRHGESLKERFSIMKQYFGLTLTVWKHIVFIVNELMIKLGLKNQFRKNYL; the protein is encoded by the coding sequence ATGAACGGAAAGTCGAATAAACTATCGATAATCACAATAGCCTACAACTGCACAAAAGATCTGGATAAAACAATTAGGTCTGTTGTTGAGCAAACGTTTAAAGACATTGAATACATTATTGTTGACGGAGGTTCAACAGACGGTTCGCTCGACGTAATTAAAAAATACGAAAAAGACCTTAGTAAATGGGTGAGTGAACCTGATAAAGGAATTTACGATGCCATGAACAAAGGGCTAAAAATGTCCACCGGTGTGTATGTCTTATTTTTAAATGCCGGCGATATTTTGTATGATAGAAATACGCTTCAACAAGTTCCTTTTATTAAATATCCAACTGCTGATGTGTTTTATGGCGAAACATTAAGTGTTGATGACAAGGGAAATGAACTGGGATTACGTCCCAAGAGATTACCGCATAATTTAAACTGGAGACATTTCAGAAACGGGATGGTTGTTTGTCATCAATCAATTTTAGTTAAACGAGAATTGGCACCGGAATACAATATGGATTATACATTATCGTCGGATGTTGAGTGGGTATTAAAGTGCCTGAAAAAATCGGATCAGATTGTTTTTACGGGTACAATTATATCGCGCTTTTTAGAAGGAGGAGCTTCTAAACAACGGCACGGTGAAAGTCTGAAAGAACGTTTTTCGATTATGAAACAGTATTTTGGTTTAACGTTAACCGTTTGGAAACATATCGTGTTTATTGTAAATGAATTGATGATTAAACTGGGATTGAAAAATCAGTTTCGTAAAAATTACCTTTAA
- a CDS encoding glycosyltransferase family 4 protein produces the protein MKIVHIIAGNLDGGAARGAYWLHRGLINLGVDSKVFTNSEITFGDTSVITITKTKKDKLKKVVHENLDYLLTLFYRKRNKDIFSTGFFGENLAKNELVKNADIVHLHWINSGFVNIKHFKKISVPIVWTIRDLWPMTGGCHIAEALDCQNYKDACGNCKQLGSHRALDLSTIVFRRKKKIFNTNIKPVGISKWITQKANESELFKDLNTITIPNNIDTREFAPIDKLLARNLLNISTTKKIILCGATSVQLTYKGFNKYLEALKMLEREKYILAFFGKLDDETIKDLGFEYLNFGYLHDNIALRLLYSAADVFVAPSIMEPFGKTLGEAMACETPVVCFDATGPKDIVDHRKNGYKAKSFDAEDLKMGIKWVLENNQDNYLGKAGRIKVLQEYSIEVIAQKYIEFYQTILDERKVE, from the coding sequence ATGAAAATAGTACACATAATAGCTGGAAATTTAGATGGTGGCGCAGCCCGTGGAGCTTATTGGTTGCATCGGGGACTTATAAATCTGGGTGTTGATTCGAAAGTTTTTACCAATAGTGAAATTACTTTTGGAGATACAAGTGTAATTACCATTACTAAAACCAAAAAAGATAAGCTAAAAAAAGTTGTACATGAAAATCTCGACTATTTACTGACTCTCTTTTATCGGAAACGAAACAAAGATATTTTTAGTACAGGATTTTTTGGAGAGAATTTAGCCAAAAACGAACTTGTTAAAAATGCAGACATCGTTCATTTGCATTGGATAAATAGTGGATTTGTAAATATTAAACACTTCAAAAAAATTTCGGTTCCTATTGTGTGGACCATTCGTGATTTGTGGCCTATGACAGGTGGTTGTCATATTGCAGAAGCGCTGGATTGTCAAAACTACAAAGATGCCTGCGGAAATTGTAAACAGCTTGGTAGCCATCGGGCGTTGGATTTATCTACGATCGTATTTCGTAGGAAAAAAAAGATTTTCAATACAAATATTAAACCCGTTGGAATTAGTAAATGGATAACACAAAAAGCGAACGAGAGTGAGCTGTTTAAAGACTTGAATACCATAACTATTCCCAATAATATAGATACCCGTGAATTTGCTCCAATTGATAAACTTTTAGCCAGAAACCTTCTAAATATAAGTACAACAAAAAAAATTATTCTTTGCGGAGCAACAAGCGTTCAGTTAACTTACAAAGGATTTAACAAATACCTGGAAGCATTAAAAATGCTTGAAAGGGAAAAATATATATTGGCATTTTTTGGTAAACTAGATGATGAGACAATAAAAGATTTAGGCTTTGAATATCTTAATTTTGGTTATTTACATGATAATATTGCCTTGCGATTATTGTATAGTGCAGCCGATGTGTTTGTAGCCCCAAGTATTATGGAGCCTTTTGGAAAAACACTGGGTGAAGCAATGGCCTGTGAAACTCCGGTCGTTTGTTTTGATGCCACTGGCCCCAAAGATATTGTAGACCATAGAAAAAATGGATACAAAGCAAAATCATTCGACGCCGAAGATTTAAAGATGGGTATTAAATGGGTGTTGGAAAACAATCAGGATAATTATCTTGGCAAAGCCGGAAGGATAAAAGTACTTCAGGAGTACAGTATTGAAGTTATTGCCCAAAAGTATATTGAATTTTATCAAACTATATTAGATGAACGGAAAGTCGAATAA